A section of the Herpetosiphonaceae bacterium genome encodes:
- a CDS encoding sugar ABC transporter permease, translated as MATVNQARAATIPRERMRQRFSWAPYLFILPHLVFFLAFLAWPFFYGIYISLFNFDFLRPEYRPFVGLQNYADLLINRNSIQFSDFWRSMGNTGWFLLYSVPPLVILALLLAVLLNGNYRGRNLFRGIYFAPYALSVTVAAVLWRWIFDQGGLINSYMGTLGLVQPPWLSAIPWSWIAITICTVWWTIGFNTIIFLAALQDIPESLYEAASIDGANSIQQFFGITVPMLRPVLIFVITITLIASANLFGQPWIMTGSQYLPTEPVMMRIYNEGILQNRMGSAAAMSVFFAAILLVLTTLNFRIFGRTEER; from the coding sequence ATGGCTACAGTCAACCAGGCGCGGGCGGCGACGATCCCCCGCGAAAGAATGAGACAACGCTTTAGCTGGGCTCCCTACTTGTTTATCTTGCCTCATCTTGTTTTCTTCCTCGCGTTTCTGGCCTGGCCGTTTTTCTACGGCATCTATATCAGTTTGTTCAACTTCGACTTTCTACGGCCTGAGTACCGGCCCTTCGTCGGTCTGCAAAACTACGCCGATCTGCTGATCAACCGCAATAGCATCCAGTTCAGCGATTTCTGGCGCTCGATGGGCAATACGGGCTGGTTTCTGCTGTACAGCGTGCCGCCGCTGGTGATCCTGGCGCTGCTGCTGGCTGTGCTGCTGAACGGCAACTACCGGGGCCGCAACCTGTTTCGCGGAATCTACTTCGCGCCCTACGCGCTGTCGGTGACGGTCGCTGCGGTGCTCTGGCGCTGGATCTTCGATCAGGGCGGCTTGATCAACTCCTACATGGGCACGCTCGGTCTGGTCCAGCCGCCGTGGCTCAGCGCGATCCCGTGGTCCTGGATCGCGATCACGATCTGCACCGTGTGGTGGACGATCGGCTTCAACACGATTATCTTTCTGGCCGCGTTGCAGGATATTCCAGAGTCGCTCTACGAGGCCGCATCGATCGACGGCGCGAATAGCATCCAGCAGTTCTTCGGCATCACCGTGCCGATGCTGCGACCCGTGCTGATTTTCGTGATCACGATCACGCTGATCGCCTCGGCCAATCTCTTCGGACAGCCCTGGATTATGACCGGGTCGCAATATCTGCCGACCGAGCCAGTCATGATGCGGATCTACAATGAGGGCATCCTGCAAAACCGCATGGGCAGCGCCGCCGCGATGTCGGTGTTCTTCGCCGCCATCCTGCTGGTGCTCACGACGCTGAACTTCCGCATCTTTGGTCGCACCGAGGAGCGCTAG
- a CDS encoding ABC transporter substrate-binding protein: protein MSNRLHRMVALIAVMSVLALLLAACGGDAGTTGGTGASPAATAGGTGASPATSPAASGSPAASGAAGGTASAGACPDAAQGQQITMWSPLTGPDGDEMTALANQFSQENQRGIKVQHVPQPEYLQKLNTAAAGKNLPDMTVVRVTDVPEMAARNVLKPMSDEALGIIAADDADFPEAVWNGGTYKDQRFSVPLDVNPQVLYYNKDLFQQAGITMPTDRPMNRQEFEAAAEKLNANGVAGIAIGTLYSGETFFDMLIRQFGGALSNEEGTEATYNSEAGVQAMTYLRDLKQKYSPTIQGQGDPEVTQFQQGKAAMVIHGPWHISNLQKLPFTGFAMVPQIGDEYVAIGGSHQLALTTEDPAKAAAAACWIAWLSENSVQWAKAGQVPARNSARNSPELATIAAPVAAFAKEAESMQFPPSIPGISGALGPEGFGRAVNPILLGQQSDIKAALDQAAQRSNQLLKQNAQQYGGG, encoded by the coding sequence ATGTCGAATCGATTGCACAGAATGGTGGCGCTCATCGCAGTGATGAGTGTGCTGGCCCTGCTGCTTGCAGCATGTGGCGGCGACGCAGGGACGACCGGGGGCACAGGTGCTAGCCCGGCGGCGACGGCAGGCGGCACGGGCGCTAGCCCGGCGACGAGCCCGGCGGCGAGTGGATCGCCAGCGGCTAGCGGCGCGGCAGGCGGTACGGCGAGCGCGGGAGCGTGCCCGGATGCGGCGCAAGGCCAGCAGATTACGATGTGGAGCCCGCTCACCGGACCCGATGGCGACGAGATGACTGCTCTGGCGAACCAGTTCAGCCAGGAGAACCAGCGCGGGATCAAGGTTCAGCATGTGCCGCAGCCCGAATACCTCCAGAAGCTGAACACGGCGGCGGCAGGCAAGAACCTGCCCGATATGACCGTGGTGCGCGTCACCGATGTTCCGGAGATGGCCGCGCGCAACGTGCTCAAGCCGATGTCCGACGAGGCGCTTGGCATCATCGCCGCCGACGATGCGGACTTCCCCGAAGCGGTGTGGAACGGCGGCACGTACAAGGATCAGCGCTTCTCGGTGCCGCTGGATGTCAACCCGCAAGTGCTGTACTACAACAAAGATCTCTTCCAGCAGGCTGGCATCACTATGCCGACCGACCGGCCAATGAATCGGCAGGAGTTTGAGGCGGCGGCGGAGAAGCTCAACGCCAACGGCGTCGCGGGCATCGCGATCGGCACGCTCTACAGCGGCGAAACCTTCTTCGACATGCTGATCCGGCAGTTTGGCGGCGCGCTCTCGAACGAGGAAGGCACCGAGGCGACCTATAACAGCGAGGCGGGCGTGCAGGCGATGACCTACCTGCGCGATCTGAAGCAGAAGTACTCGCCGACGATCCAGGGCCAGGGCGATCCTGAGGTGACGCAGTTCCAGCAGGGCAAGGCGGCGATGGTGATCCACGGCCCGTGGCACATCAGCAACCTTCAGAAGCTGCCGTTCACCGGCTTTGCGATGGTGCCGCAGATCGGCGACGAATATGTGGCGATCGGCGGCTCGCACCAGCTTGCCCTGACCACAGAAGACCCGGCTAAGGCGGCGGCGGCAGCCTGCTGGATCGCCTGGCTCTCCGAGAACTCGGTGCAGTGGGCCAAGGCCGGCCAGGTTCCGGCGCGCAACTCTGCCCGCAATAGCCCTGAGCTGGCAACTATCGCTGCGCCGGTTGCGGCATTCGCCAAGGAAGCCGAGTCGATGCAGTTCCCGCCCTCGATCCCCGGCATCAGCGGTGCGCTCGGCCCTGAGGGCTTCGGTCGAGCCGTCAACCCGATTTTGCTCGGTCAGCAGAGCGACATCAAGGCCGCGCTGGATCAGGCGGCCCAGCGCTCGAACCAACTGCTGAAGCAGAACGCACAGCAGTACGGCGGCGGCTAG
- a CDS encoding helix-turn-helix domain-containing protein yields MLHGKTLHIDANIPAETAVTMLKALASAPRWRILQYLASGGHSVNEVSDALELPPSTAAAHIKVLEEAGLVYSELQAATHGLQKICTRTYDNVSIQLPFAPAIARNSVEVTMPIGAYAAFEVQPTCGLASSTGLIGYLDDPLCFYEPDRIHAGLLWFRSGFVEYVFPNRLPTGAKLLSLQLSMEICSEAPLHHSHWPSDITMWINGHEVGTWTCPADFGGQRGVLTPDWWDEKDTQYGLLKRWLVNSDGTCIDGRPLSEVTTHGLGVEQQRVIKIRLGVKADALHVGGVNLFGQSFGNYPQDLVLRLEYVPGKRADPETLTPPIIGG; encoded by the coding sequence GTGTTGCACGGCAAAACGTTGCACATAGATGCCAATATTCCGGCGGAGACAGCAGTTACGATGCTCAAGGCGCTGGCATCGGCTCCGCGCTGGCGTATTTTGCAGTACCTCGCCAGCGGTGGTCACTCGGTTAACGAGGTGTCAGACGCGCTTGAGCTGCCGCCGTCGACCGCAGCGGCGCATATCAAGGTGCTCGAAGAGGCCGGGCTGGTCTATAGCGAGCTGCAAGCGGCAACGCATGGCCTCCAAAAGATCTGCACCCGCACCTACGATAACGTCAGCATCCAACTGCCGTTCGCGCCCGCCATCGCGCGCAACAGCGTCGAGGTGACAATGCCGATCGGCGCGTATGCGGCCTTTGAGGTGCAGCCAACCTGCGGCCTTGCCAGCTCGACCGGGCTGATCGGCTATCTGGACGATCCGCTCTGCTTCTACGAGCCGGATCGCATTCACGCCGGGCTGCTCTGGTTTCGCAGCGGCTTTGTCGAGTATGTCTTTCCCAATCGCCTGCCGACCGGCGCGAAGCTGCTGAGCCTGCAACTGAGCATGGAGATCTGCTCGGAGGCTCCGCTGCACCATAGCCACTGGCCGTCGGACATTACGATGTGGATCAACGGCCACGAGGTCGGCACCTGGACCTGTCCGGCGGATTTTGGCGGCCAGCGCGGTGTGCTCACGCCCGACTGGTGGGACGAGAAAGATACGCAGTACGGCCTGCTGAAGCGCTGGCTGGTCAACAGCGACGGCACGTGTATTGATGGTCGTCCGCTCTCGGAGGTGACGACTCACGGCCTGGGCGTCGAGCAGCAGCGAGTGATCAAGATACGCCTGGGCGTGAAAGCAGATGCGCTGCATGTCGGCGGAGTCAACCTGTTTGGTCAATCGTTTGGCAATTATCCGCAGGACTTAGTGCTGCGCCTGGAATACGTGCCGGGCAAGCGCGCCGATCCCGAAACCCTAACCCCGCCGATCATCGGCGGCTGA
- a CDS encoding glycoside hydrolase family 2 TIM barrel-domain containing protein codes for MNHAHAYPRPQLERKNWTSLNGTWDFALDPAAAWVRPDQVAWNASIAVPFSPEAEASGIGDTGFYRACWYRRSFDAPELDTNRLILHFGAVDYAATVWLNGRMIARHEGGYTPFKIDITDYLVTNRSQTLVVRAEDDPQDLAKPRGKQDWHLHPHAIWYPRTTGIWQTVWLEQVPRISIGGLRWTPNLAHWELGLEAHIDGEPSEHLRLHVTLEANGKLLADDTYRVIDGDVFRRIALSDPGIDDYRNELLWSPQQPTLIQAHLQLWAGRGQLIDEVFSYTALRQIEVQGDRFLLNGRPFTLRMVLDQGYWPATGLTAPNDDALRRDVLLAKAMGFNGVRKHQKIEDPRYLYWADTLGLLVWEEMPSAYRFTRRSVERLIREWTDAIERDYSHPCIVAWVPFNESWGIPDLPDILEQRHYVQTLYHLTKTLDPTRPVIGNDGWESVATDIIGIHDYDQQPDQLALRYRSDEVVGRLFTRERPAGRLLTLEGHPHTGQPIMLTEFGGIALSADTSTTWGYTRSDDGEDLGRQYTALLEGVRAARMLAGFCYTQFADTYQEANGLLYADRRPKFPFEQMRDATRGPRGEQQKQLERHWQDQVMELQRIAELDNIRE; via the coding sequence GTGAATCACGCTCATGCTTATCCGCGTCCACAGCTTGAACGCAAAAACTGGACATCGCTCAACGGCACGTGGGATTTTGCCCTCGACCCCGCCGCCGCCTGGGTGCGGCCCGATCAGGTCGCGTGGAACGCTTCGATCGCCGTGCCGTTCTCGCCCGAAGCCGAGGCTAGCGGCATCGGCGATACCGGATTTTATCGCGCCTGCTGGTATCGCCGCAGCTTCGACGCGCCGGAGCTCGACACCAATCGGCTGATCCTGCACTTCGGGGCGGTCGACTATGCGGCGACCGTCTGGCTCAACGGCAGGATGATCGCGCGGCATGAGGGCGGCTATACGCCCTTCAAGATCGACATCACCGACTATCTGGTGACGAACAGGTCGCAGACGCTGGTCGTGCGCGCCGAGGACGATCCCCAGGATCTGGCAAAGCCGCGCGGCAAGCAGGACTGGCATTTGCACCCGCACGCGATCTGGTATCCGCGCACCACCGGCATCTGGCAGACGGTCTGGCTTGAGCAGGTGCCCAGAATCTCGATCGGCGGCCTGCGCTGGACGCCAAATCTGGCTCACTGGGAGCTGGGGCTTGAGGCGCATATCGACGGCGAGCCAAGCGAGCATCTGCGGCTGCATGTGACGCTTGAGGCTAACGGCAAGCTGCTGGCCGACGATACCTATCGCGTGATCGATGGGGACGTCTTCCGGCGGATCGCGCTCTCCGATCCCGGCATCGACGATTACCGCAACGAGCTGCTGTGGAGCCCGCAGCAGCCGACGCTGATCCAGGCGCATCTCCAGCTCTGGGCCGGTCGCGGACAATTGATCGACGAGGTTTTCAGCTACACGGCGCTGCGGCAGATCGAGGTGCAGGGCGATCGATTTTTGCTGAATGGACGCCCGTTCACGCTGCGGATGGTGCTCGACCAGGGCTACTGGCCCGCAACCGGCCTGACCGCGCCCAACGATGACGCGCTCCGGCGCGATGTGCTGCTGGCAAAGGCGATGGGCTTCAACGGCGTGCGCAAGCATCAGAAGATCGAAGATCCACGCTACCTGTACTGGGCCGATACGCTCGGCCTGCTGGTCTGGGAAGAGATGCCCAGCGCCTACCGCTTCACGCGGCGCTCCGTCGAGCGCCTGATCCGCGAGTGGACCGACGCGATCGAGCGTGATTACAGCCATCCGTGTATCGTCGCCTGGGTGCCGTTCAACGAGTCCTGGGGCATTCCCGATCTGCCGGACATTCTTGAGCAGCGCCATTATGTCCAGACGCTCTATCACCTGACCAAGACGCTCGATCCGACTCGTCCGGTGATCGGCAACGACGGCTGGGAGAGCGTTGCGACCGACATCATCGGCATCCACGACTACGATCAGCAGCCCGATCAGCTTGCGCTGCGCTACCGCTCCGACGAGGTCGTCGGGCGGCTGTTTACCCGCGAGCGTCCCGCAGGCCGTCTGCTGACGCTCGAAGGACATCCCCACACCGGCCAGCCAATCATGCTGACCGAGTTCGGCGGCATTGCGCTCTCTGCCGATACGTCGACCACCTGGGGCTATACCCGCAGCGACGACGGCGAGGATCTGGGACGGCAGTACACTGCGCTGCTCGAAGGCGTGCGCGCCGCGCGGATGCTGGCGGGCTTCTGTTACACGCAGTTCGCCGACACCTATCAGGAGGCGAACGGGCTGCTCTACGCCGACCGAAGGCCGAAGTTTCCGTTTGAGCAGATGCGCGATGCCACGCGCGGGCCGCGCGGCGAGCAGCAGAAGCAGCTAGAGCGCCACTGGCAGGATCAGGTCATGGAGCTTCAGCGCATCGCTGAGCTGGATAACATCCGCGAGTAG
- a CDS encoding thermonuclease family protein, with product MPTFVLQHEPEHLALCDRAGWVSATDGDTPTIQLPVRMLGIDAPELHFGGADEEHPGKYDEPFANFLATHGANLDDGLKQHLAPRLMSQASTRHIHAGKAAHSHYLKIVRERLDRGMSQNGKPRPPRKLFVMVAEQIFDHNGRLLAYVNANYTKAERAQIPPAQRPTFNLQMMQDGHATSLLIYPNIPKRADLKLVQDAVRSARENGKGIWAQGDLVLQAFEFRWIIDTITGTRQGPDRFCGDVTTGKLFPPQQYYRVEPENRLFFFEADVHQALMMGFSQATTAEIAHVLG from the coding sequence ATGCCAACGTTTGTCCTGCAACACGAGCCGGAACACCTCGCCCTTTGCGATCGGGCAGGGTGGGTTTCCGCCACGGATGGAGACACGCCGACGATTCAGCTGCCTGTGCGTATGCTTGGGATCGACGCCCCGGAGCTTCATTTTGGCGGTGCCGACGAGGAGCATCCCGGCAAGTACGACGAGCCATTTGCGAACTTTCTCGCAACACACGGCGCGAATCTGGATGATGGCCTGAAGCAGCATCTCGCGCCACGGCTCATGAGTCAGGCATCGACAAGGCATATTCATGCGGGCAAAGCTGCCCACAGCCACTATCTCAAGATCGTTCGCGAGCGGTTGGATCGTGGCATGAGCCAGAACGGAAAGCCGCGTCCACCGCGTAAGCTTTTTGTCATGGTCGCCGAGCAAATCTTCGACCACAACGGGCGCTTGCTGGCCTACGTCAACGCCAACTATACCAAAGCCGAGCGAGCACAGATACCGCCAGCGCAGCGTCCGACCTTCAACCTCCAGATGATGCAGGACGGTCATGCTACCAGCCTGCTGATCTATCCGAACATCCCCAAGCGCGCCGACCTGAAGCTGGTGCAAGACGCCGTGAGATCTGCCCGTGAAAACGGTAAAGGCATCTGGGCACAGGGCGACCTTGTATTACAGGCCTTTGAGTTCCGCTGGATTATCGATACGATCACTGGAACGCGCCAGGGACCGGATCGGTTCTGCGGCGATGTAACGACCGGCAAGCTGTTTCCCCCGCAGCAATACTACCGCGTCGAGCCGGAGAATCGGCTGTTCTTCTTTGAGGCCGACGTACATCAGGCGCTCATGATGGGGTTCAGCCAGGCAACCACAGCCGAGATCGCGCATGTGCTGGGATAG
- a CDS encoding phage antirepressor N-terminal domain-containing protein, which yields MSEQKSGSPPSGLTRYKQVEFDGDELLAVFVDDGIAVPVRAICQALGLDLDSQSAKLREHEVLAQGVRLVRVPQGGRVRSVVALLHRFIPFWLATIVPSQVSEAVRPKLVRYQIELVDLLAALYGNELRPAPAPSVDTTQAALAQRLAEALVEVRLAREALLSAQQRTEEQLQAHEERIGTIEGVMDELQQQLASHTTITGPQQEVIKRAITRIASRHKRRTGQEIFGKLFAQFCIDLGTPKYALLPAGKYEAALSWIRAKAAELLPDDPDAVPPLQETLL from the coding sequence ATGAGCGAGCAGAAGTCAGGATCGCCGCCAAGCGGCCTGACTCGATACAAGCAAGTCGAGTTCGACGGCGATGAGCTGTTGGCGGTGTTCGTGGACGATGGCATCGCGGTGCCCGTGCGCGCGATCTGCCAGGCGCTAGGGCTAGACCTTGACAGCCAGAGCGCCAAGCTGCGCGAGCATGAGGTTCTGGCGCAGGGCGTGCGCCTGGTACGAGTGCCGCAGGGCGGGCGGGTGCGCTCCGTCGTCGCGCTGCTGCACCGCTTCATCCCGTTCTGGCTGGCGACGATCGTGCCCAGCCAGGTCAGCGAGGCGGTGCGGCCTAAGCTGGTGCGCTACCAGATCGAGCTGGTCGATCTGCTGGCGGCACTCTACGGCAACGAGCTACGGCCCGCGCCAGCGCCATCGGTCGATACCACGCAGGCCGCGCTGGCCCAGCGCCTCGCCGAAGCGCTGGTCGAGGTGCGGCTGGCACGCGAGGCGCTGCTGAGCGCTCAGCAGCGCACGGAGGAGCAGCTTCAGGCGCATGAGGAGCGTATCGGCACGATCGAGGGCGTGATGGACGAGCTCCAGCAGCAGCTTGCCAGCCACACCACCATCACGGGGCCGCAGCAAGAGGTGATCAAGCGAGCGATCACCCGCATCGCCAGCCGCCACAAGCGCCGCACCGGGCAGGAGATCTTCGGCAAGCTCTTCGCGCAGTTCTGCATCGACCTGGGCACGCCCAAGTATGCGCTGCTGCCGGCGGGCAAGTACGAGGCCGCGCTGAGCTGGATTCGTGCCAAAGCCGCCGAGCTCCTGCCCGACGATCCCGACGCGGTGCCGCCGCTGCAAGAAACGCTGCTATGA
- a CDS encoding helix-turn-helix transcriptional regulator yields the protein MTIDQELNARIGAAIRNARLARGVTQDDLAALLQVDRTMISRYERGSRTISAPALLRMFHYLEYSLNTLDLGAASEDASSTSLAAMPEPIQRIVTMLQQRPELIGTVEDVLETFLGADETT from the coding sequence ATGACGATCGATCAAGAGCTGAACGCGCGGATCGGCGCGGCGATTCGTAATGCCCGGCTCGCGCGCGGCGTCACGCAGGACGATCTGGCCGCGCTGCTTCAGGTCGATCGGACGATGATCTCGCGCTACGAGCGCGGCTCGCGCACGATCTCCGCTCCGGCGCTGCTGCGGATGTTCCACTACCTCGAATACTCGCTCAACACGCTGGATCTCGGCGCAGCCTCGGAGGACGCGAGCAGCACGAGCCTGGCAGCCATGCCGGAGCCGATCCAGCGGATCGTCACGATGCTTCAGCAGCGTCCTGAGCTGATCGGGACGGTCGAGGATGTGCTGGAGACGTTTCTCGGCGCGGATGAGACGACGTGA